The genomic segment TGAATCGTAAAGCAGTGGCTATGATTCGGAAATACATCGACAGAAGTCTCTTCGAGCATGTATCGACTTATACCAATGCatatgagttatggacaaagcttgaatcaatgattcaaaagaagactcCCAGAAATAAAGCTCACCTAGTCAGGCGACTCGTAAAGTTGGAGTATTCTGACGACCAGAATATGATCGAGCATCTCAAcaccttcaaaggtattgtgaacCAACTAATGAAGGCGAATATGAAGATTGATGACGAGTTACAAGCTCTTTTACTTCTTAGTTCTCTACCGGAGAGTTGAGACACGTTGGTAGTCACTCTCAGTAACTCAGCACCAGATGGAAAGCTCAGTCTGGATAACATCACAAACAGTTTACTGAATGAAGAATCCATAAGGAAAGAAAGGGGATCGAGTAGTCACTCAGAAGCCaatgttgttgagaatagaggaaggagtgaaaatagaagcaaaggaaaacgtgaaaagtcacgaggaagattcaagtctcgttccaaaggtctgacatgcttttattgtggaaaagatggtCACAAGAAGCCATAATGTAGATTCCTGAAGAGAGATCAGAAGAATGGAACTGTACACCCTGATGTGGTAGAtcccaaaaagaagttggaggaaaagACCACAACAGCGGtggtatcaaatgatgagaatgtgttccttatcactgaggtaaactatctaaatattgcttttgatgactgcacttggatagtagataccggaacatctttccatgttactcctcatgagggattcttctcatcctatcaaaaaggagactttggaacagtgaagatgggtaatcatgtcacaagcaaaattgtgggcataggagaagtgactttgacgacacaaaatggaaacaaacttgtgctgAAGGAGGTAAGACATGTACCAGAGATACGTCTAAACCTTATCTCAGTCGGTAAGCTAGATGATGCTGGAATGAACAACCAATTCAGCGATGGAAGATGGAAACTCTGTCAAGGAAGCCTTATTGTTGCTCAAGGCAAGAAGGAAGGCTCCTTGTACTGCATGcaaggaaaaatatacaaaggagagacgaatgttgctcaagaagaaagtaaggagttGTGGCACAAAAGACTGGGCCACATGAGCGAGAAGGGATTAGAGATCCTCGCAAAAGATCATCTCCAAAGTATAAAAGGACAAccacttgaattatgtgaagactGCCTAGCAGGTAAGCAACGTAGAGTGTCCTTCCGTAGATctgaaagtggaagaagaaaagagcatattttggatcttgtaCACTCAGATGTTTGTTCAACATCTGAAAAGTCCCTTGGTggtgctcaatattttgttaccttcattgatgaccactcccgaaaattgtgggtctatccattgaagagaaaagatgaagttctACGAACCTTCAAGGAGTTTCACGCCTCAGTTGAACGTGAAActggtagaaagttgaaatgtcTGAGAAGCGATAATGGTGGAGAGTATAGAGGTCCGTTCGAGTactattgcaagactcatgGGATCAAACATGAGAAAGTACCTCCCAAGACACCTCAGATGAATGGTGTAGCTGAAAGATTCGACAGAACGATTGCCGAGAAGGTCAGGAGCATGTTGTCTCACGCAAAACTTCCCAAGTCATTCTGGGGGGAGGCAGTGGTGACAACAGCTGATTTAATCAACTTATCACCTTCAAGACCATTAAATGGAAAGATTCCAGAAGAAGTATGGTCTGGTAAAAATGCCTCATATCGCAACTTGAGAGTCTTCAGATGTAAGGCATCAGTTCACATTCtgaaagatgaaagagcaaagctcgatgctaaagcgaaagagtgcatataccttggttctccaagagatgaatttggtttcagattatgggatcctgcaaacagaaagattgttcgaagcagatatgtggtgttctttgaagatcagacgatccaagacatcaagaaagtggagaaaccaACACTTAAGCTGATAAGTGATCAAAGCCCTTTTGTGATGAACAACTTAGGGGGAGAGACTCATCAAGCCGAACCAGAGTTACAACTTGATGAAATGGCTGAAGAAGCAGATCAACCTAATCTGACGGAAGAAGATCAACCAATTGAGGATGCTCCACAAGAACCCCAATTGAGACGATCAACAAGGCAGAAGCAACCGTCAATAAGGTATTTTTtagatgaatatgttaattttactgatgaaggtgaacctcaaagctttgtagaagcaatggagacgaaagacaaagacaaatggttgcaagccatggaagaagagatgcaatccttaaaggaaaatgagacttatgatttggtagaattaccaaaagaaaggagagcattgcagaacaaatgggtgttcaagctcaagaatgaagagaacaacccaagcccaaggtataaagcacgaattgtcgtgaaggggtgcaaccagaagaaaggaatagactttgatgaaatattttcaCCAGTAgtgaagatgacatccattagAGCGATTCTCGGTCTGGCAGCAATACTAGACCTGGAGATTGAACAACTGGACGTCAAGACAGcattcttacatggagacctagaggaagaaatttacatgaagcaaccagagggttttgaagaaccaggcaaagaacacttggtgtgtcgtctgaagaaaagtctctatggtctgaagcaagctccaagacaatggtacaagaaattcgattccttcatgatccaacataatttcaagaagacctccgcagaccattgtgtgtttgtgaagcattatgaaaatggtgagtccatcatacttctcttgtatgttgatgatatgttgattgtagggaaggacaaaattaaaatagctgctctcaagaaggcattgggcaagtcttttgccatgaaagacctgggtgcagtaaagaagatacttggaatgaaaatctccaaagatcgttctagaagaatgctatgagtatctcaagaagattacattgagaagattctcaaaaggttcaacatgcacaatgccAAATCTGCTCGTGTTCCAATTGCCGGACATTTCAAACTTAGCAAGTcgcaatgtccaaagaatgaagaagaaaaagaagaaatgagcaaggtaccctactcttctgccgtgggtagccttatgtatgcaatggtttgtacaagGCCAGATATTGGCTATGCTGTAGGAGTTGTGAGCAGATACCTGTCGAATCCAGGAAAGGAGCATTGGGAAGCTGTTAAGTGGATACTAAGGTATCTAAGAGGATCTGccaaaagaagcttgtgttttggcaatggagatctaaagctaatcggatattcagactcagacatggctggagatgtcgattcaaggaagtcaacatcaggttatctgattacttttgCAGGGGGAGCCGTTTCTTGGCAGTCAAAGCTACAAAAATGTGTGACATTGTCTACTGCTGAAGCATAGTATGTAGCGGTGACTGAAGCCTCTAAAGAgatgctatggatgaagaatttcctaagtgaattaggacatgatcaagatgattatgtggtgaattgtgataatcaaagtaccattcatctaaccaagaaccccatgttcCATTCACGTTCGAAGCATATCGACGTGCGGTATCATTGGATACGAGAAGCgttggatgagaagaaattgaagatagagaaaatccatACAGACTTGAATTGGTCTGACATGATGACTAAGTCAATACcaaccaagaaggttgaagacTGTTGCCAAGGTGCTGGTATCGTGGTACCTTCAAATTAAGTCAAGAAGGGATGGAAgactcatttttgttttatgggggagttttgttggaataaaacaaatattggGACCCATTCCACTATGAAATGCAGGAGCCATTGTTCCCCATCAGCAAAATAATGCACCAAAATGTCTTCCACTTTGCTTGCTTTTCCGTAAATTCAGCTCACCACCTCAACaaccattttgtttgttttggctttCTCACTTCCATAAATTGAGAAGCAAAGCAGCGTGCAACACACCAACACAGAGAAGGAGAATACCACCGTGAAGAAAAGAGAGCCACGGTGAAGGAGAGAAATAGAGTTTTTTGTGTGTGAGAGAAATACCGAGAGGTGTAGACACAGTACAATAGAAGATATTGTGAGTGTGAAAGTGAgagttttgtataccatccgagagggtgagatttattgagagatcctcagagagtgagagaaacactgtaatcctatttttatagtggagatattttgctggactaggtcccgtgattttttccgagaggattttccacgttaaaatttctagtgttaattttctcttttcctagGCTTTCATTTTTAtgcttccgcatagtgcccattttggggttcacagaggagggaacaaataccgctgtttcccaacacCTATTTTCTGAATTAGTGCCTATCAAACTCTTCTTTTGTCTATTGCACCACTTTTGGATCTTGCCTTGCCACCATTTTGGGGTAGTGTTGGGGTTGTACAGGTTTAGAAGTTACAAGTGGTGCATATTTCCAGATGGAGCTCGAAGTTTTCAACTTTACTACCGGATGCAATAGTAATATCATAATGACTACATAATTTTtacttagaaaataatatattaaaaattgtgtTATGTTTAATATTGAGTACCATGAACAAAATATACTctgaaaagtatttttatatttcattatattttaagatagaGGGTACATAATATATATCAGTGACATAGCACTAGCTGGTGTATTACATAAAAGTAACAGgtatacaaaacaaaatcaaataaaatcagaaAAGCCGGGCTCCTTGTTGTGCTACATGCTTTGTGGGGAATCCTTGCTTTCAGTCAGACACCAGTCGTGAGGGTTAAAACAGGTCAGCATTATTCCATATGTCTGTCACGTCTGCATGTTTGTATTTCTCCTTATACTAAAAGTGAATTAGCTTTTAATATAGTTGTCTCCTATTGCACTGCCTAAAATTCAGCTCTTTGCCAATTGCCAGATAGAAAGAAGCTAGATTCCATCGATCTCCTTGTCAGTCTCTAAGAGGGGGATCTCCATATTTAAGTTCGTTTTCCGTTGGTCAAAAGTGATCCAGTCTGATTTTAGGTATGTCACTAAGTTTTGTTTTTACGCGGTGAGTTACGGGATTTAAGAATTTACAGGAAGCGATACTCTTGAATATTAAGTTTCATCATATTGCAGGAGAAATGTCAGTTCATATTAGCGACATAATTATTAGAAAGTTCATATTCCTCTTATTTTCTTACCTTGTATCTTTGCAAGTTTCTCATGACAAAGACAATCTAAAATACAGatcataaaatgataaaagcaAAATCTAGAACTACAAGTTCCATGCCTCCTTATCGTCTTTTTGTTTGCATTTTCTTCCCTCCTCTCTTCTCCGCTATTTAAGGCTGTAGAGATGAGGGAATTCCATTGGACCTTGCCAATTCGGTGGTGCCCCCCATTGAGTGTGATATTGCTCGTGTTTTTGGGCCTAATGTTTGTCCAAGGGCTAGTTTAGTGTAACACTAGGTTAGTTTATTTCTAGGCTGCTTCTGCTCTTTGGTGTTTGTTTCTGAAATCGTAGGGAGCTAGAACTAAGGGAGGATGGGTTCCTAACAAGTGGTATTAGTGATTGTACAACATCTGTCATGAGCGGCCTGTAATCAGCTTCTGGCTGTATGCACATTGCTGCAATGGCAGCTATCTGCAAAATCCCATAGAAGCAGAAAGCAAATGTTACTTGATAGGAAAAGTATGGTTAGTCCAAGACATTAAGTGACAGTGATGAGGATGAGAGAATCTATGACTAAACGAAAAATTGACCTGAATTAAGTCCTTCTTTGAGTACTGTCCGCGTAGAGCTGGATCAACCATTTCAATCACCTTTTCTCTGTTTGTCAACCGTGGAAGAGCCTGGTGAATGCATAATATCTttgttacaaaattaatatttggcAATACTAGAAACTTAATTCTCAACTCTGTTTGTATCTCCTTTGATTTCTTTAAACAAAAGTTGCATAATCAATTTAATTCTATTGAAAATTGCAGGGTGCTATTTACTAACCCAAGAGACAAGGACGTGTTCTCCCTGGGCCCGCTTGATATCAACAGGCACACGTCCCGTGAGGAGTTCGAGAAGAACCACACCATAGCTGTAAACATCTGACTTTGTGGTAAGCTTACCCGTGGCGTACCTACATCATGCCCAAATTTAAGggacaaattaaatttatgcaATAATTTATGAAAGAAGTTGTAAATATATCATGAATGGTGTGcagtataaattttttatgtcaTGTACAtagataaaattcaaaatcacagCCTGCTTGATAAGGACTTGACTATGACCATGTGCAAGGTTCTTTATTTAACGTTGTAAGTAATTACTGGGATTGGTTGGAGAATGAAGATAAGGCAGGGCGCTTCCAAATGACAGATGAAATGGGGCACTTGTAATACTCACTCTGGTGCCAGATATCCAGTGGTCCCCAACACACGGGTGGAAACCTGACCGTTCTTCTTCTCTGATCCCATCTTAGCCAATCCAAAATCAGACACCTTGGCACGGAAATTTTGATCCAGCAGAACGTTGTTAGTCTTGAAGTCTCTGTGGATCACCGGAGACACTGCATGTTCATGAAGGAATTCCAGTGCCCTGGCACAATCAAGGGCTATCCTCATCCTGGCCCACCAATCCAACGGTTGAGTTTGATCGTTGGGGGAGTGAAGATGGTGGTGAAGTGTACCATCGGGCATGTATTCAAAAATCAATAACCTGTGGTGTTGGTCAGCGCAATAGCCAAGTAACTCCACCAAATATGGAGAGTGCAAGCGACTTAGGAGATCGACCTGCAATAAATGTCATTTAGTCTTCACACCCATGTGCTGGATTTGAATAAAGCTCACAATATGAGTTGGCAAGTGGGATGGACTGATAGAAAGGTAAATGGATGTTCATTCCAATTTTCATGGTCCCAAATTTGGTTACAAAACGCCagaaatttcttttaaaaggaTAATCGCTGACGGGAAATGTCTTATTGTCTGTATTTTAATGACctatgaataaattttattaatattttgattcaatAGTAGTGCATTATTCAAATGActtaaatctttttaacttattttaattttgtgaatgatttttttaatctttgacATGGTTTCACACTATACAAAAATTTCTAGGTTAGAAGATGCAGAAAGGTTAAAACtttaagatattatatatagaaaacCTAAGAATAATTTATGTCCCTAATTGCTGGAGTCAAATGTCAAACCATTAAGGGATAAATAATCTGCTAGTAGGATATGAAGTTTGTCACGTGATAGTTTGTAAAATTCctttcacattaatgtaaacATTTCGTTACGACTTACAAATTTTGTTAGGCAAGCAATACTAGTTTGAGCTTaacaaaagacaaaaacaaagtCTCTGAACAAACTGGATCTAATACAAGGAAAGGAGACattgggagagagagagagagggtgcaagtaacaaaaagaaataattcaATCTTTGCATGCTGAAAAGAAGAGGATATAGTAACTCATTAAATGAAGCACACTGACTCACCTCTATTCTGAAGGCACGTTCCCCTTGCTTACCCTCACTGCGAAGCAACTTAATTGCTGCCAAAGTGCCATCACTTAGAACTCCTCTATACATCAAGCCATGTCCTCCATTACCACCAATCACATTTCTTTCACTGAATCCATCTGTAGCAATTTCTAGTTCCCTATATGTGAACACTTGGACTCCTCGAAATGTAGGTGCTGGGGTCCTGCCCAAATTTCCCCCGTGAAGACACCCACTCTTTACTTCTACAATAAATGTCTCCAAGCATTTATGGATTAGCTTCTGAATTTAAAGCCTCACCCCTCAAAGACTAGTTGAATTAATGTTAAGAACAACTAATGAATTAATGATATGCTAGAGACAAATTTATATGATCATCTGCAGTCTGGAAAGTTATGCAGTTGTAATTGCTAGCAAATTAACTCTTCTAAGTTTGCACATAGTTATAGTATTGCTTCACTAATTAGTATTTAAGATACTGTTTGCAATTCATTGATATCATGTGACGAGGAAGCTAGTTACCTGGGCTAGAATTCAACGTTGATGAAGTAATGAGCCTGCTGCTTGTGTCATGAAGCTCTGTTCTGTCTTCTTTGCAAGTGCCACTTTTGGAGGAAGATTTTTGGCGACGGATCAAGAATAGGACCACAAAAATGACAAATAGGACCGTAACTAAGGTAACGAATGAGACGGTAATGAGAATGGTTTTGGTGGGGAAATGGCCGTGGCTATGTCTATGTCTTTCTGAATGTAAGCGGTGCTGTGTGAAAGAATGGTTCTTAGCTGGTGGCCCTGCAGGTACGGTGGCTGTAGTATTAACTTCCATGACTGAcaacagagagaaaaaaagtaaatggGTTGTGTGTTTGAGGTGAGAAAGAAGTTTGAGATTGGAAGGCAGGAAATAAAAGAGGATGGGGAGAGTGGGGAATGCCGAAATGGATTTTGTTTACAGTAATAAACGAAAGAATGAGGGTGCAAGCATTTTGCTAGTTGTAAGCCTCCTTTCCTAGGAGGGCAAGCCAGCCTCTCgtgaatatttaattaagtgGTTTTGGTGTACTTCCTTTGTCTCTTCTTCTGTTATTTTCTGAAGAattgtctttttctttgcataagAAAATCTCGGAAGCTTTTGCACAATCTTTCACTCTTGCTCTCTCTAATAATTCCCTAATTTTATATCATACGCATTCTGTTTTCCTAAAACAAGAATGCATTTGTAGCGTATCTTTTTCTTGGTCTTCTTTGGaaatagaaaacagaaaagATAATTATGCTTTTGGCTGGCTGATCAATCAATTTATATCTGCTTTTGCTGCAGGGCGTGGTCACCGGTCAACCAGTTCCACCACTGTTAAGAGTGGAGCAAGGAGGTGAGTTTGTATGGTAACTTTGCCATCTCACACCAATAACAACAATCCAATTACCACCTGCATAACTCAAAATCCCCGAATTCAATAACAACCAGTTCCAGTTCCTGGTTCAGTAAACCACTTCAATCATGCATCATTTTATATGATTTAGTTTCTTCATTTGGCTTGAAGGCTAGTTAAAGAAGGGGACAAAATGACAAATAAACTTGCTGCATTTAGCTAATCTAAATTAGCAGCTGATTATGCACATTTTAGcttatgttttcttctttctatccattgaaatgatatttgttttaattaaaccatttttctattatttcttttttctctttctatttttccattttaaggAGATGTTGGAGTGAAATAGGCATATTTTGTCATagttaaactttttaaaaaaagtaaattgtaTGGAGTGGAAAGAAGAAGCCCCCACATGGATTGTTAGGGAAAATTGGCAATCATATGGCTCGCAATCACGTGCCTTTGAGTCGTGCAAAAAGTGAAGTCGTGAAAAGACCAAAAGGGGAAACATTCTCTCAAACTTAAACACATTTGCTAATGCCCTACCTTCCTTCCCATGTCACCAAATAACATTTACAACTAATCAACACGTTTCCTCTTACCACAACATTAGGGTTATCTACTAAATAAATACCAATACTACATCAAATTCCACTCAATCAACTTAATATcacatttcataaaaataaattacctttcctaaaaatataaatgccATTATTCACAAATTGTTTTATAGAAGTTCTTAGTGGCGCAtcttcagaaaataaaaaattttggaTCCCAAGATAGATGTATAAAGTTTTTGAAGGttccaaaacataaaatatattaaaatcaatatatatacaaatttataattttttctgacaaaaattataaacctTTTTATACAATCTTTCTGAATAAAAATTGCAATTCTTCTTGTACAATCTTTCTagaaaaaaatgacaaattttcttgtattttgtataattttattaacaaaattctaaACTTTTTCGTAACACATTATTACTTAAGCTCTCAATACACTTGAGAGACTTACGGAGTTGTATAATTATCAAATCTACTATTTGTTCttgctttttttttccttttcatattACTCAGTATAAGATTTGGTTGAATAATTGACATATTCTCTTTTCACTCAAATAAGATTATAACATATTGTCACTAAATCTATGTACTGAATCGTTTTTGTCCCTAGTGACAGTCATCAACAACAAATCATACTTTCGTCATGGTTGATACCaactatattttcttaatttcaaagtaatttatttttataaaattgtaattatatttcattaagaTTGATAACCctcaccttttttttattatttaattgattaatttatgGTAGATGAACCTAAAACGTAATGTGCATGCTTACCATTTGAAGGATCTATGTTGTGATCTCGATTTAAAAACTTGTAAGAGGaagaatttatattattaaaccATCTCTTAATCTTAaatgtagtaaaaaaaatattaaaaagaaaaccttCCCATCTTAAATACCTTTCCAATTTTAAACGTGAGTGTATACTTTATTAAAGAAATACGCAAAATGGCTATCATAGATAACTCCTCATCATTGACATTGATAAAAACATCTGTTGGTGCAAAGTCTCCTAATTTTGAACTCGTTAAACAGACATCAATACATAAAACCATAAAACATGTATCCTTCTTAAGAGGTAATCATGCTCAAATCACAGTTAAATCAGTCCTTGATggtaagaaaaattatttcgGAATTATGAAAATACTTCACTAAACTCTGAAATGCTTATAAGGtgatgataaattaaaataaatggtTTTAATTCTGGAGCAGGGTGGGGAAATGTGGTTCGTGGAGTATGTGAATAGAAGCCCAGATAAATGGGCCCATGATCTCTCTGGCCCGGTTGAGGTACCAGTAAGACCCGTTATTTGGTCGGATTGTCGCTCCTTTTTGTTCTTgctgcttttttatttttatttttgttcttccAATTTGAATGTTGTTGTGGGGACCACGTAAACTGAATACAGGTACGTTCTTATCTGATCAAAGTATTACTTTTTGACCCAAAGTACACACAAAGTTAAAGCTTcactttcaattaaaattacGCGTCGAAGACAATTTCaacctaaaattttaaaataataaatttattattctattatttattagtCATTTTCCTTTTAACTTACAAACATTATATCCCCTGTTTTAACCATAATAACCAACCTTAAACTATGAACATGAGttgacaaaaaatattatgattttcttGCTCACTTGAGAGATTTTATAGTAAAATCTTACCCAAAGTTCATGACCTCCTACGGTTTGGCAGGTTATGATAATATTATTTGGCACACATACGCAGCTTGCTCTATAAACACATGCAGCCTGCAACATTCAGCCAAAGATTTTGTCACCAAGTTTGTTGTAAAGGAAGAGGACATGAAATATAATTGGCGTGACAGCTAACAGCCGTGACTTGGAGAGTACATATAGGACAGTGAGAGACAAGATTCAAGATATATATTACCCTTTTGTAACTGAGATGCATGCAAAAAAGACAACACCTCCTCATAATTCATCACAACTTGTCAACAGAATATCATCACCGATATACCACTTACTTGATAACACCAATTATACCTAGCTGAAAATCTTAAATTTCAACTTATCAGAACAAAGTTAAGGATTCAGAATCATGTTTCAAACCGGAAAGAATTCAGAAATTTGTTCGCGGGATAACAATTGATTTTTCATTATCCATCGGAAATCATAAGCAACagataatgaaagaaaaataacacaTGCTAAACTTTATCTGATAGAAAGAGTATATACTGATTATATCTGCAAAAGTTTAGCTActatttcatataaataaagtatatacCGAGTTAAAGAATCTGATATCTTCAATGACAAATTTCaaccatatttttttatccaCAAAACAAAATCCTAGTTCAGTACTTTGCTTAAAAAGGTTATAAGAGAGCAACTACttcaaaactatatatttacTGAGTCCTTGGGCTCCAGTCATGGGCCTATGGCAGAAGACCTCCCAACCACCAAAGTTTTTTCTGTAAAAGATTTTCTCactaaatattcattttagatTATCAATTCTTAGTATGAAGTTAACCAATTCtgtataacttaaatttaagattttaaaatttatatttaaccatttaatTTATTGGATTAATCAAATTTGGTTTGTTTGAATTGCGAATTGAATTAGTCGGATTTTATGGATTGttaatttgtattaaataaaaagtttttaacgaaaaaaattgcttttgttttgaataaatgaGATAAAGCAACCATTATAGACCACAAGCTTCTTGTTCCAAATGTGACAAAAATGGTTTAACCAGATTCCGTATACCCCGACAAAAATCATCCCAACAAGTTGTCCCTACAGATTCATCACTTCTGTTACTTAGTGAATCATCCAAGACTTGCATGGTTTATTTAGTTTGACACTTCTCCAGATTCAAAGAGATCTTACAAATACATTTTAAgcagacagaaaaataaaaaacttcatGGTAACCAATGCAAATGTAGGACTATTGGGGTGTAAAACTGCACCAGGCTAGGTTGTCACGATAAAAGAAACAGAGATTATCCATTAATACAATGGAGGACAAATTAATGTGACAAAAATGTTAAGACAGATTTTAATGCATCTCGGAAATTGTTGTAAAAATTTGGGCATGGTTGAAGAAAAGACTCATGGTAAGTTCTGTCAAATTTAACAAAGAGATTTCTTTCCATTCAATCTTACCAAACTACTTTCTTCCACTGATGTTTTTTCAGCACTGTCCTAATGTAATATCAGCTAAAATTGTGTACAGTTACACATATTACATTGAGTGAATAACATCATATAACACTAACTATTGACTTGGACTTGGCATTGTActagtcttaattttaattttgaatcagTTTATCGTgttatgaaattttgaaaaaacatGTAGAGATTTTGTATGTACATCAGAGAGCAATGTGAtgatctttttccttttctcttttttacttCTTTGCTGTTTTATGTTTTAGCTGGTTAATCATTACAGACACCAttccttttagtttatttacTGTTTCAATGCCTTTGACCaagaataaattttgttgttgctataagagttgttttaatttcttgCAATGTTACAGTATAAGTCAATATATACTCaacatattt from the Vigna angularis cultivar LongXiaoDou No.4 chromosome 3, ASM1680809v1, whole genome shotgun sequence genome contains:
- the LOC108344979 gene encoding probable serine/threonine-protein kinase PBL7 → MEVNTTATVPAGPPAKNHSFTQHRLHSERHRHSHGHFPTKTILITVSFVTLVTVLFVIFVVLFLIRRQKSSSKSGTCKEDRTELHDTSSRLITSSTLNSSPEVKSGCLHGGNLGRTPAPTFRGVQVFTYRELEIATDGFSERNVIGGNGGHGLMYRGVLSDGTLAAIKLLRSEGKQGERAFRIEVDLLSRLHSPYLVELLGYCADQHHRLLIFEYMPDGTLHHHLHSPNDQTQPLDWWARMRIALDCARALEFLHEHAVSPVIHRDFKTNNVLLDQNFRAKVSDFGLAKMGSEKKNGQVSTRVLGTTGYLAPEYATGKLTTKSDVYSYGVVLLELLTGRVPVDIKRAQGEHVLVSWALPRLTNREKVIEMVDPALRGQYSKKDLIQIAAIAAMCIQPEADYRPLMTDVVQSLIPLVRNPSSLSSSSLRFQKQTPKSRSSLEIN